The nucleotide window CCCGATCCACGCCAAACACCTCGATGTTGTAAAATTCCATGTCTTCAAACACGGCCGTTGTACTCTCGTTCAGCGGCAAACCGGCCAGACTGTCATGAGCGGCTCTAATTACCGAAGCGGGGCGGCGTAATTCAACGTTTGGACACAGATTGGCGTATTTGGCAATGCCGCTGGTGGAGCAGGTGGGGTCAAAATTGCCGGTAACGGCGTAACGGGCGCCAGCGCGCGCCGCCGCCTGTACAGTCCCCCAGGCCCATAAAATGCGCGCCGCCTCAATGATCAAAAAAATGAGCATGAGGAACCCGGCGGCAATCACCGCAAATTCAACAAGAGCCTGGCCTCTAAAACGTGGGTGTTTGTGTCTTTTAATCATAGGGTTTCCATTTTTGGCGCGAATGTGGGCATTGTGAGTGCAGCAGAGTTGTTCGCTACCATGATAATATATGAATTCAGTCTGATAACCAGTGTTGTTGAATAGATAATTTTTCCTATTTGCTGGATGCGTGTTAGATTTAAGCTATTAAATAACTTCACCTGAATACTATCTTAACAAGTCACTGTCGCTTGTGTGTTGATCTGGCGTTGATCAAGCGTTTATTTGTAGAGTTTGGGTAAATCGCCACATGACAAAAGTACTAAACCTATCGGTCATGGGACCGATCCATATCAGCCAGGATGCCCTGCCGCTGCATGAACTGGTCTCGGTGAAGGCGCAGGCGTTGCTCTGTTACCTGGCGGTGGCCGCACGGCCGTATTCCCGTCAGGCTCTCGCCGGTTTGTTGTGGGGCGACCTGCCCGAAGCCGACGCCCGGCGCAACCTGCGCGGCGTGGTGCTGAAACTGCGCCAGGACTTAGACCCCCACCTGTTGATCAGCCATCACAGTCTGGCCTTTAACCGCGACAGCGCCTATACGTTGGACGTGGAGACTTTTCGGGCGCTGTTGGCCCGGCCGGCTGGTTCCCGGCCTCAGCCGGAAAAGCTGCGCCAGGCGGTTGGCCTCTATCGGGGCGACTTCCTGGAGGATTTTCATTTGCGTCAGGCTCCGGCATTTGAAGAATGGGTCATGCAGCAGCGCGCCGAGCTGCGCCAGTTGATGCTGGAAGCGCTGCAAACCCTGACGGCCGTTTGCCTGCAAACAGCCGCTTATGAAGAAGGTATTGCCGCTACCCACCTGCACCTCAACCTGGAACCCACCGACGAAGCCGCCCACCGCCAGCTCATGCGCCTGTTGGCCCTCAGCGGCCAGCGCAGCGCCGCCCTCAACCAGTTCGACCGCTGCCGCGACCTCCTGCAAGCCGACCTGGGCATTGAACCGGCCGCCGAAACTATTTTCCTGCGCGATCAAATCCGCACCGATACTTTGCTCCCCTTCTCCACTGCGCCTGGTCTCTCTGTCTTTGTGTCCCCCCCGCCTCCCCCGGCCACGCCGCCGCCCTTTATTGCCGGGCCGCCCATCACCCACCCGGCGCGCTTTTTTGGCCGCGAACGGGAATTGAAGCGCCTGTTTAACCTGCTGCGCCACGCGCCCATGCAAAACGCGGCCATCATCGGGCCGCGCCGCAGCGGCAAAACCTCCCTGCTCCATTACTTGAAGAGCATCGGCACGGCCGTTCCCGGCCAACTTCGCCCCGACCAGACCCAGGCCTGGCTGCCCCAGCCCCAACTCTACCGCTGGGTCTTCATAGATTTTCAGGACACTCGCCTCGGCGATCCTCAGGCCCTCATGCACCGCTTGCTCACCCAAATGGAGCTGCCCGCGCCGGAAAAATGCGGTCTGGACCAATTTTTAGATATCGTGAGCGATGAACTGCGCGCCCCTACCGTCATCTTGTTCGACGAGATTGGCGTCGCTTTGCAGCGCTATCCGCAGCTAGATGATGCCTTTTGGGAAAGCCTGCGTTCCCTGGCGACCAATCAGGTTGGCGGCCAATTGGCTTTTGTGCTGTCCGCCGCTGAAACGCCGGACAAACTGGCAAACCAAAGCGGCCACGGCTCCCCATTCTTTAACATTTTTGGCTACGTCGCCAACCTCGGCCCGCTCAAGGAAGAGGAAGCCCGCGCCCTTATTGCCAGTTCGCCCCGCGCCTTCCCACCCGCCGACGTGGAGTGGATGCTGGCCGAAAGCGGCGGCTGGCCCATGCTGCTGCAAATTCTCTGCCGCGAGCGCCTGCTCTCCCTGACCGAAGGTGAAACAGGCGACGATTGGCGCGCCGATGCCCTGTACCAAATTGCCCCGTTTCGCCGCGAGCAAGAGCCAGACGGCCCTCCCAGAGTGGCCGATTGAATATGAAGGCGCGCTTCGCCTATTCCGATGAGCCGGCGCTGTCGGGCGGGTTGCTGCCGGGTAGTTGGCGGCTGCTGTTCTGGCTGTTTTTTCACCCGGCCGCCTGGCGCGCCCACATCGCCGCTATTGATCCGCATCTGTCGCCCGATTTTTGTATGGCTGAACTGAGCCGCGCTCAATGGCGGCGGCCCGCTTTTTGGCGGCTGATGGTGATGCTGTTTCTGGCCTGGCCTTTTTTGCTGATGCTGCTGGTGGCTGCCAGCCTGTGGCTGTTGGGGCTGCCGACGCAGAGCATTGCTCTGGGCGTGATTGTTGGCGTGGGGGTGGCGCTGCTGGCCAGTCTGGCCGCCAGTCTGGTGGGCAGCCTGGTCATCGGCACGGCCGTTGGCCTGGGAACCGGCGTGGTGACGGGTATCGCCGCCGGTCTAGTTTTGGGCGAGGCGGCTAATCCATTGACGGCCGTGCCCAACTTCTCCCTCGATCTGGTGCTGGGTACGGTGATTGGCCTGTCCAGCGGGCTGTCTGGCGGCCTGGCCTATGGCGTAACGATGGGCGTTACCGGCCGTTTACGCGATCTTGCCCCCGCTTACTCCTTGCCGCGCCAGATTAGCGGCGTCATCGTGGGCGTTTTTGTGGGGATGGCCGGCGGTTTTATCGTGGGTGGCCTGACGGAATCATGGCTGACCGGGTTGGCCCTGGGGCTGCCCTTTGCCCTGGCAATTGGCTGGCGTACCCGTAGTTGGCGGCGTGGATTGGTGTGGGGCGCGCTGCTCAGTCTGGCCGTCGCTCTGGTCGCCGGGCTGGCACTGTCGCCGGCCGAAGCCGGGCTTTGGGGGGCGGCGCTAATCGTGCTGCGCCTGGGGGCGACGATGTTGGCGTTGTTTGCCCTGCCCTATGTGCTGGCCGAGCGCATCGCCGGTCCCTGGGCTGGGGCGTTGGCCGGGGTCTTGGGCAGCGGCAGCGGCCTGTTTTTGCTGGCTTCGTCTACCCAGGCGTATGGTCCCATTGTGTTGTTTACGCTGGCCGGCATTTTATTGGGGCTGACGCTCGGTTGGTGGCGGCCGGTGGTGGGTTATCCTTTTATCGCCGGGTGGAATATGCTGCTGCTGCGCCTGGATGAGCGCCGTTTGCCCCAGGGACGGCCGTCGCTCATTCGCTGGCATTCGGCGTTTTGGGATGAGTTGCAGCGGCTGCCGCTGTCTGGCCTGGATACGCACATTTTGCTGCTGCGGCAGTATGACCCGGCCGAGGGCACGGCCGTAATGGAGTTTCTCGGTCATGGCCGGCAGCGTTGGGCCGCCCAGGCGGTGCAGATCGAGACCGACGCTCGCCAGTTGGCCGCGTGCCAGGACATTCAGTCCATTGGCGCGGTATACCAGACTCTGGCTGCCGGCGAGCTTTCTGGCCCGGCCAGCGCCCTGCTGCGCAGCTTCAGCCGCATCAGCCGCGACGTCGCCGCCGCGCTGAACCAGGAGAGCGCCTACAACCAACGGCTGGCCCTCAATGCCGTCGAAGACCGGTTGGATGGCCTGCTGCGTGAACTAACCCGCAGCAGCGAGCGCTACGCCGACCGTTTTCGCCCCATCGCCGCCGCCTGGCGTGCAGTGGTCGCCGGGACCCATCAACAATTGGTGGCCGAGGCCGAGCTGCGCCAGGAAATTGACAGCCCTTACATCATTGGCGTGCCGCTGACAGAGCGGCAGGCCATTTTTGTTGGCCGCGCTGATGTCAGCGCCCGCATTGAGCAGCTTTTGTTGGACCGGCGGCAGCCGCCGCTGCTGCTCTACGGCCAGCGGCGGGTGGGCAAAACCTCGCTGCTGAACAACCTGGGCCGCCTGCTGCCCAGCACCATCATCCCCCTGTTTGTGGATTTGCAAGGGCCGGCCACCAGAGCCAGCGACGAGGCCGGTTTTTTGTATAACCTGGCCCGCGCTCTGGTCCGCTCGGCCGGGCAGCGCGACCTGGCGCTGCCACCCCTAACCCGCGATGATCTGGCGGTTGACCCGTTTTCGCAGTTTGAGGAATGGCTGGACGCAGTGGAGTTGGCATTGGGTGACAGCCTGGCCCTGCTGATGCTGGACGAGTTCGAGGTGTTGGCCGATGCGTTGGAGCGCAGGCGTTTTGACGAAGTAACCGTCATGGGCATGGTGCGCCATCTGATCCAACATCGCAGCCGTTTTAAGGTGCTGCTTTCCGGCTCACATACGTTGGATGAGTTTCAGCGTTGGGCGGGTTATCTCATCAATGTCCAGGTAGTCCATATCGGCTACCTGAGTCCGGCGGAGACGCGCCAGTTGGTGACCCAGCCGGTGAGTGATTTTGCCTTACGCTACGAAGCGGCGGCGCAAGAGCGGGTGATCGCCCTGACCAGAGGACATCCGTTTCTGGTGCAGTTGTTGTGCGCGGAGATTGTGGCGCTGAAGAATGAGCAGCCACCGGAGATGCGCCGGTTGGCGCGGGTGGCGGATGTGGAAACGGCCGTATCCGAAGCGTTGCAGCATGGCAGCTTCTTCTTTGCCGACATCGAACAAAACCAGGTGGATGTGGTGGGGCGGGAGGTGCTGCGCCTGATGGCGACCTCTGGCGAGGGTGAGGTCACGCCGCGACAAAAGCTGGTGGCCTATGTGCCCAGCCTGATGGCCCTGGAAGAATCACTTGTCTATTTGCAGCGGCGTGAACTCATCGAAGCTGTCGGGGATGGTTACTGCTTCCAGGTTGAACTGGTGCGGCGCTGGTTTGCGGCACGGCCGTAAGGCGCCCCGATTAGACCAGGCAGGCTTTCGTGAACCTGCCTGGTCCTGAGGCAGTTACCGTTGGCGCAAGCGCGAAAAAGTGCGCGCGCTAATTTCACTGCGCAGTCTTACCAGTTCGGGGAATTCATAGAAGAATAATACCTTCTGCTCGGCAATGCTGCGGCCCGTGGGCCGACTCTGAAGCACAAATGCCGTCCACGACTCGGCAATGTCTTCGCCCACATTGGTCGCCGCGTAGTCGGTGACAAACTGGTCGGCGTGTCGTTCGTAAAAGGCGAACACAGCCTCTTCATATTCCCCTTCATCGTCAATCGCCTCAAGCTCCCAAACCTCGTCCTCCAAATCGGCCCAGAAGCGGTCGTAGAACAGGTTGATGTAAGAGTCTGGGCGGCTGCACCCTTCGCCGGGGAAATAGGTGGGGCAGGCAGCGTAGGCTTCGTTGTACAGCGCTTCGTCGTCTTGCTGATAAAAGAGGGTGGGGTCCAGATTGACCTGTGAGTCGTTCAACGTCAGCAGGTGGCCGAATTCATGGATGAGGCTGTAGGTCAATTCTTGCTGGTCGGTGGCGTCTACGATGTCTATGGCCAGCACCCAGCTGTTGGGGTTGTCGCCGTCTTGGGTGACGGCGGCGTAGACGTTTTCTGGCCCATCGGTGAAGATAGCGTATTTGCTGACGTAGGTGCGTTGTTCGACGGGGATGAGACTGGCAAAATAGATCCAAATGGCTTCGTGGGTGGCGGTATCAGTTTGGTAGGGGCGCAGGTCGCTGGTAACGGCCGTTTCCTGCGGGCTGCCAATGGTGTTGCCGTTCACTTCATAGGTGATGATGACATTCTCGCCCAGTTCTTCCATGTCGGCATAATCTTGCTCGTCGCCCCAAAACGTCGCCAGGATGTCGTCGAACAGGCTGCCATATTCGGCCGATGCATCAGCCGATGCGCCATCAGCCAGATAGCAGAGTTGGTCAACGGGATCGTACA belongs to Candidatus Leptovillus gracilis and includes:
- a CDS encoding ATP-binding protein; amino-acid sequence: MQADLGIEPAAETIFLRDQIRTDTLLPFSTAPGLSVFVSPPPPPATPPPFIAGPPITHPARFFGRERELKRLFNLLRHAPMQNAAIIGPRRSGKTSLLHYLKSIGTAVPGQLRPDQTQAWLPQPQLYRWVFIDFQDTRLGDPQALMHRLLTQMELPAPEKCGLDQFLDIVSDELRAPTVILFDEIGVALQRYPQLDDAFWESLRSLATNQVGGQLAFVLSAAETPDKLANQSGHGSPFFNIFGYVANLGPLKEEEARALIASSPRAFPPADVEWMLAESGGWPMLLQILCRERLLSLTEGETGDDWRADALYQIAPFRREQEPDGPPRVAD
- a CDS encoding ATP-binding protein, giving the protein MNMKARFAYSDEPALSGGLLPGSWRLLFWLFFHPAAWRAHIAAIDPHLSPDFCMAELSRAQWRRPAFWRLMVMLFLAWPFLLMLLVAASLWLLGLPTQSIALGVIVGVGVALLASLAASLVGSLVIGTAVGLGTGVVTGIAAGLVLGEAANPLTAVPNFSLDLVLGTVIGLSSGLSGGLAYGVTMGVTGRLRDLAPAYSLPRQISGVIVGVFVGMAGGFIVGGLTESWLTGLALGLPFALAIGWRTRSWRRGLVWGALLSLAVALVAGLALSPAEAGLWGAALIVLRLGATMLALFALPYVLAERIAGPWAGALAGVLGSGSGLFLLASSTQAYGPIVLFTLAGILLGLTLGWWRPVVGYPFIAGWNMLLLRLDERRLPQGRPSLIRWHSAFWDELQRLPLSGLDTHILLLRQYDPAEGTAVMEFLGHGRQRWAAQAVQIETDARQLAACQDIQSIGAVYQTLAAGELSGPASALLRSFSRISRDVAAALNQESAYNQRLALNAVEDRLDGLLRELTRSSERYADRFRPIAAAWRAVVAGTHQQLVAEAELRQEIDSPYIIGVPLTERQAIFVGRADVSARIEQLLLDRRQPPLLLYGQRRVGKTSLLNNLGRLLPSTIIPLFVDLQGPATRASDEAGFLYNLARALVRSAGQRDLALPPLTRDDLAVDPFSQFEEWLDAVELALGDSLALLMLDEFEVLADALERRRFDEVTVMGMVRHLIQHRSRFKVLLSGSHTLDEFQRWAGYLINVQVVHIGYLSPAETRQLVTQPVSDFALRYEAAAQERVIALTRGHPFLVQLLCAEIVALKNEQPPEMRRLARVADVETAVSEALQHGSFFFADIEQNQVDVVGREVLRLMATSGEGEVTPRQKLVAYVPSLMALEESLVYLQRRELIEAVGDGYCFQVELVRRWFAARP